One stretch of Amycolatopsis tolypomycina DNA includes these proteins:
- a CDS encoding DUF4244 domain-containing protein, translating into MRTFRRRPRSDDGSTTVEYAIVTVAVAAFAAVLYSLLTGDSVVSWLTNLVMKALSVPS; encoded by the coding sequence ATGCGCACGTTCCGTCGCCGTCCCCGCTCGGACGACGGTTCCACGACGGTCGAGTACGCCATCGTCACCGTCGCCGTCGCGGCCTTCGCCGCCGTCCTCTATTCCCTGCTGACCGGAGACTCGGTCGTCTCGTGGCTGACGAACCTGGTCATGAAGGCCTTGTCGGTGCCGTCGTGA
- a CDS encoding type II secretion system F family protein, translating to MNAVALLLFGGALLTWPDRPPARRFERLAGGLEPVRKKHHALSYVAAAVGGVSAGVLIGGVAGAVAGAIVTATGWWAIRRTRRPRPPAVDIAAKLRLAGTLDLLAACLHAGLPVPTALEAVAGTAPAAVRTALGSTAGLLVLGSRPDEAWASVRAVPGLDELAAAAIRTSRSGAAFATAATDLAARFRDDLATEAEERAERAGVALALPVGLCFLPAFFCLGVLPVVLGLAGRLGPLF from the coding sequence GTGAACGCCGTCGCACTCCTTCTCTTCGGCGGAGCGCTGCTCACCTGGCCGGACAGGCCCCCGGCGCGGCGCTTCGAACGGCTGGCCGGAGGTCTTGAGCCCGTCCGCAAGAAGCATCACGCGCTCTCGTACGTCGCGGCGGCCGTAGGTGGCGTCTCGGCAGGGGTGCTGATCGGCGGGGTCGCCGGGGCGGTGGCGGGCGCGATCGTGACCGCGACCGGGTGGTGGGCGATCCGCCGCACCCGCCGTCCGCGACCACCGGCCGTGGACATCGCCGCCAAGCTCCGGCTGGCGGGAACGCTCGATCTCCTCGCCGCCTGCCTGCACGCCGGGCTGCCGGTGCCAACGGCGCTGGAGGCCGTGGCCGGCACCGCGCCGGCCGCAGTGCGAACGGCGCTGGGCTCGACGGCCGGGCTGCTCGTCCTCGGCTCCCGGCCGGACGAGGCCTGGGCGTCGGTGCGGGCAGTCCCGGGCTTGGACGAGCTGGCGGCCGCGGCGATCCGCACGTCCCGTTCGGGCGCGGCGTTCGCCACGGCGGCCACCGACCTCGCGGCACGTTTCCGCGACGACCTGGCCACCGAGGCCGAGGAACGCGCCGAGCGGGCCGGAGTGGCGCTCGCCCTGCCGGTCGGGCTGTGTTTCCTGCCCGCCTTCTTCTGCCTGGGCGTGCTGCCGGTCGTCCTCGGCCTCGCCGGACGGCTCGGCCCGCTCTTCTGA
- a CDS encoding TadE family type IV pilus minor pilin has product MTVEAALGLMVLTAVMVLLLAALTVLTIQLRCTDAAREAARLLARGQAAEAAAAVHEIGPPGATLTVEHTEDRIRATVAAHPAAAGLLPEIHLDATAYAVAEPNPEVADAQG; this is encoded by the coding sequence GTGACGGTCGAGGCAGCGCTCGGCCTGATGGTCCTGACCGCGGTGATGGTCTTGCTGCTGGCGGCTCTCACGGTGCTGACGATCCAGTTGCGCTGCACAGACGCGGCCCGCGAGGCAGCACGGCTGCTGGCAAGGGGCCAGGCCGCCGAAGCGGCGGCCGCGGTCCACGAGATAGGTCCGCCAGGAGCAACCCTGACGGTCGAGCACACCGAAGACAGGATCAGGGCGACAGTAGCGGCCCACCCGGCGGCAGCGGGCCTCCTCCCGGAGATCCACCTGGACGCAACGGCCTACGCGGTGGCCGAGCCGAACCCGGAGGTGGCGGATGCCCAAGGCTGA